ACAACAGCCACCACGAGGTGCTCGAGTTCGTCATGCCCGACGCCGCCTACGGCCCGGCCTGGCGGGTCCTCGTCGACACGGCCAGCCTGCTCGACGGCCAGGTCGTGCAGGCCGGGCAGTCGCTGCACCTCGGCGCACGCAGCCAGGTGGTGCTCGTCGCCGACCCGGAGGCCGCCGCCGAGGAGGTCCGCACCGCGGCGCGGGCCAGCGCCGCCGCGGACGGCGGGGCCACCGCCCGCCGCACCCGGGCCGCCAGCACGCCCGGGGCCACCGACTCCCCCGCCACCCCCGTCGCCGGCTCGCGCCGCACGCCCCGCCGTCGCAAGGGAGACCCCCGATGACCACGACCGACGCCGCACCCGGCACCGGGGACGTCGAGGACGGCGCCCGCCGCCGGGCGCACCGGCCCGGCCCGGGCCGCCCGGTGCCGACGTCGACGTACCGGCTGCAGGTGCAGCCGGCCTTCACCTACGACGACGCGGCCGCCGTCGCCGGGTACCTCGCCCGCCTCGGCGTCACGCACGCGTACCTGTCGCCCGTCCTCCAGGCGGCGCCGGGCTCGGAGCACGGGTACGACGTCGTCGACCACTCCCGGCTGTCCGACGAGGCCGGCGGGCGCCCCGCCTTCGAGCGGATGCTCGCCGCACTGCGCGCCGAGGGCCTGTCGGCGGTCGCGGACGTCGTCCCCAACCACATGGCCGTGCCGACGCCCGCGTCGGCCAACACGGCGCTGTGGTCGGTGCTGCGCGACGGGCCCTTCTCGCCGTACGTCGCGTGGTTCGACGTCGACTGGACGACCGACGACCACGCGCTGCTCATGCCCGTCCTCGGCTCCCGCATCGGGCAGGTGCTCGCGGCCGGCGAGCTCGAGCTCGACACGAGCGGGGACGAGCCGCTGCTGCGGTACTTCGACCACGTCTTCCCCGTGCGGCCCGGCAGCGAGTCGCTGCCGATGGACCGGCTCGTCGAGGCGCAGTGGTACCGGCTGGCGCACTGGCGGGTGGCCGACGAGGAGCTCAACTACCGCCGCTTCTTCGACGTCGACACGCTCGCGGCGGTCCGGGTCGAGGACGAGCAGGTCTTCGACGCCAGCCACGCGCTGCTGCTCGACCTGCTGCGCGACGGCGAGCTCGACGGCCTCCGGATCGACCACCCGGACGGCCTCGCCGACCCGCGGGAGTACCTGCGGCGGCTGGCCGACCGGACGGGAGGCGCCTGGGTCGTCGTCGAGAAGATTCTCGAGGGCGCCGAGCAGCTGCCCGACGACTGGCCCTGCGCGGGGACGACCGGCTACGACGCGCTGCTGCGCGTGGGCGGCCTCTTCGTCGACCCGGCCGGGGAGGCGCCGCTGACGGCGCTCTTCACGCAGCTGACGGGCGACCCCGCGGACTTCGCGGGCGTCGTCGAGCAGGCCAAGCGCGAGGTCGTCGCCGACAACCTCTACACCGAGGTCCACCGGCTCGTGGACCTCCTCGCGGGCATCACCCACGCCGACGTCCTGCTGCGCGATCACACCCGCCGCGCGTTCACCGAGGTCGTCACCGAGCTGCTCGTCGCCTTCGACCGGTACCGCGCGTACGTCGTGCCCGGCGAGGACGCCCCCGCGGAGGCGGTCCA
The sequence above is a segment of the Pseudokineococcus lusitanus genome. Coding sequences within it:
- the treY gene encoding malto-oligosyltrehalose synthase; the encoded protein is MTTTDAAPGTGDVEDGARRRAHRPGPGRPVPTSTYRLQVQPAFTYDDAAAVAGYLARLGVTHAYLSPVLQAAPGSEHGYDVVDHSRLSDEAGGRPAFERMLAALRAEGLSAVADVVPNHMAVPTPASANTALWSVLRDGPFSPYVAWFDVDWTTDDHALLMPVLGSRIGQVLAAGELELDTSGDEPLLRYFDHVFPVRPGSESLPMDRLVEAQWYRLAHWRVADEELNYRRFFDVDTLAAVRVEDEQVFDASHALLLDLLRDGELDGLRIDHPDGLADPREYLRRLADRTGGAWVVVEKILEGAEQLPDDWPCAGTTGYDALLRVGGLFVDPAGEAPLTALFTQLTGDPADFAGVVEQAKREVVADNLYTEVHRLVDLLAGITHADVLLRDHTRRAFTEVVTELLVAFDRYRAYVVPGEDAPAEAVHVLDEAVEHARGRLAPERHETLDLVRDLLLGREAGSAGRTAEAERAELVVRFQQTCGPVMAKGVEDTAFYRWFRLSSLNEVGGAPERFGVSPEEFHAFCAGLVTSWPTTMTTLSTHDTKRAEDARVQLSVVAGVPAAWAEALTLWRAAAAAHRSPLLDGPTELLLWQTLVATWTPAGVEGPGGPITEERLLAYLEKAVKEAKRHTTWTAPDADYEEAVAAFARGVLGDEAVLAQVGDFVRATAPAARTAVLGQKLVQLTMPGVPDVYQGTELGERSLVDPDNRRAVDYDRRSTLLDRLDGGARPRDLDEEKLLVTSRALRARRDLVGAFTGPDAGYAPLPTSSGSAVAFARTEAGRARAVTVATRLPDALARFGGWGDHVLTLPDVDDGGTWVDVLTGREHAAGAARLADLLADLPVALLLERS